From the genome of Candidatus Omnitrophota bacterium:
GCGCCTTCGGCAACGTTAGAGATAAGCGCCAAGGCCAAGAAGATGGCCAAGTCGGGGATAGACGTCATCAGTTTCGGGGCCGGGGAGCCCGATTTTGACACGCCCAGGCATATAAAGGAAGCGGCCATAAAGGCGATAGATGAGGGAGTCACGAAGTATACGCCCTCCAGCGGGACGCCTGAGCTACGGGACGCCATAGCCAAAAAACTTAAGTCCGATAATTCCCTAGATTATGAGCAACCCCAGATCGTGGTATCCTGCGGGGCGAAGCATTCGCTGTATAATATATTCCAGGCGATATGCAACGAAGGCGACGAGGTCATAATCCCGTCTCCGTACTGGCTGAGCTATCCGGAGATGGTCAGGATGGCCGGGGCAAAGCCCGTTTACGCCGGGACGGAGGCTGAGAACAGTTTCAAGTTGACCGAATCGGCCCTCAGGTCAGTGATAACGGGACGCACCAGGGCGCTTGTCCTGAACAGCCCGTCGAACCCCACCGGATGTGTGTACGATAAGACGGAACTCGGGTTCATAGCCGGGCTTGCGGTAAAGCATAAATTTTTCGTCATCAGCGACGAGATATATGAAAAATTGATATACGACGGAAAGAAGCATATATCCATAGCGTCGCTCGGAAAGGATATATACGACCTGACTTTCACCGTTAACGGCCTTTCCAAAAGTTACTCCATGACCGGATGGAGGATAGGTTATGCGGCCGGACCGAAGGATCTCATGGGGGCGATATCCAATCTCCAGAGCCACGCGACGTCAAATCCCGCCTCGATGTGCCAGGCCGCCGCGCTGGCCGCGTTGACCGGCGACCAGGAGTGCGTGGCCCGGATGAGGGAAGAGTTCGAGAAGAGGCGCGATGCCATGGTCGGCATGATAGGCCTGATGCGCGGCATATCCTGCATAAAACCGGAAGGCGCCTTCTACGTATTCTGCGACATATCAAAGACCGGGATGGGCTCCATGGAAGTCGCTACGCGGCTACTGGAGGAAGCGAAAGTAGCGGTGGTGCCGGGAACGCCGTTCGGCTCGGATCGCTTCATACGGCTCAGTTTCGCTACAGGCATGGAGAAGATCGAAAAGGGCCTAACGCGTATAAAGGGGTGGATAGAAAAGTATGGGTAAGACGATAGCCGAAAAGATATTATCCCGTCACGCCGGCCAGGACCTTAAGGCCGGAGACATAGCCATATGCGATGTCGACTTCTGCTTCGGTCAGGACGGCACAAGCTCGATCATTATCGACAGCTTCAGGAAGCTGGGCCTCGGCAAGGTATTTGACAGGACAAAATTCGCCATGGTCATAGACCACAGCGCGCCCAGCCCCAACATGGGCGTTTCCGAGATCCACAAGAAGATGCGGACCTTCGCCGGGGAATTTGATCTGGAGCTGTACGATATAGGTTGCGGTGTCTGCCATCAGCTCATCCCGCAGAAGGGGCACGTCACATGCGGCGACCTCGTTCTGGGCGCAGATTCGCATACCTGCACGTACGGAGCGATCAACGTATTTTCGACCGGGGTTGGATCGACCGACCTTGCCATAACGCTCGCCAGCGGCAAGAACTGGTTCCGGGTGCCGGAGACGATAAAGGTCATAGTCAAAGGCGCCCTCCCCAGGGGCGTATATTCGAAAGATATCATACTGCATATCATAAAGGATATAGGGTCGAACGGCGCCACTTACAAGGCGGTCGAATTCCACGGTGATGCGATACGCGCGCTCAGCGTGGATGCGAGGTTCACCATATCCAATATGGCCGTTGAGATGGGCGCCAAGGCAGGGCTCATGGAAGCCGATAAGAAGGTGCTGAAATGGGTAAGCGAACATTCCGGGAAGGAACCGCATCCGGTAGCCCCGGACCCCGACGCCAGATATGCCGCCATAAAAGAGTACGACATATCCGGCCTTTCGCCTAAGGTGGCAAAGCCGCATGCCGTGGATAACGTGACGGATGCCGGAAAGCTGGCCGATGTAAAGATAGACCAGGCCTATATAGGCACGTGCACCAACGGCAGGATAGAGGACCTGGAGGTTGCCGCCAGGATCCTGAAAGGGCAGGATGTCCATCCGGACGTGAAGTTCATAATCGCGCCTGCCTCGCGGGAGATATACCTGAAGGCGGTCAAGCTGGGGCTCATATCCGTATTCGTGAGATCCGGATGCACCGTTGTCGGACCGGGCTGCGGCCCGTGCGTGGGGACGCATAACGGGGTCCTGGCTGATAACGAGGTCGCCATCTCGACCGCAAACAGGAATTTCAAGGGGAGGATGGGGAACCCTAATTCGTTCATATATCTTGCGAGTCCTGCCACCGTTGCGGCCTCCGCGATAGCCGGCAGGATCACCGATCCCCGTATGTATAAGAAGAAACTGGCGTAGATGAAAAGGTGATCCGATGAAACACTTTGCGAGACGTCTCAAGGTCCAGGATAACATAAATACCGATTATGTCATATCCGGAAGGTATAAATTCAAGATACAGGATCCCAGAGAACTGGCGAAACATATCTTTGAGGATATCGACGGCGCGTTCGCCGCGAGGGTGAAGAGGGGAGATTATCTCGTAGCCGGTGAGAATTTCGGGTGCGGCTCATCCCGGGAACAGGCGCCGCAGGCGCTGAAGCAGGCCGGTTTTCATGCCATCATCGCGAAGAGCTTCGCAAGGATATTTTACAGAAACGCTTTCAATATCGGGCTGCTGCTCGTGGAGTGCAATACCGACTTCATCGATGACGGTGATGAGATCGAGCTCGATATAGAGAAGGGAAAGATGAGAGATGTGGGCAAAGGGCTGATACTCGATATAAAGCCGATACCCTCTGTCATGAAGAGCCTTCTTGAAGACGGCGGCGTCATCGAACATTTTAAAAAGCACGGAGGGTTCAAATTTGAGTAAGTACAGGATAACGCTTATCCCGGGGGACGGGATAGGGCCCGAGATAGCCGATGCGGCAAAGAGGTGTATAGAGGCGCTGGGGCTTGATATACAATGGGATACGGTCGAGGCCGGAGAAGGCGCCATAGCCAGCCATAAGACGCCCCTCCCGCAGCACGTTCTCGATTCGATCCGCAATAACAAGCTGGCGCTTAAGGGGCCGATCACCACTCCCATAGGAAGCGGTTTCCGCAGCGTCAATGTCGAACTCAGGAGGGCGCTTGACCTGTATGCCTGCGTACGGCCGTGTAAAAGTTACAGGGGCGTACGCTCACGCTACGAAAATATAGACCTCGTCATAGTGCGCGAAAACACGGAAGACCTTTATGCGGGGATAGAGTTCGAGAAGGGCTCGGGCGATGTGAAAAAGGTGATCGACCTCCTTGAGAGGTTAAGCAAAAAGAAGATAAGGCCGGACTCGGCCATAAGTATAAAACCGATATCTGACGAAGGGTCGCGCAGGATCGTGAAGTTCGCTTTCGAGTACGCGCTTAAGAACGGGCGCAGGAAGGTCACCGCCGTACACAAGGCCAATATCATGAAGTATACGGACGGGCTTTTCCTTGAAGCGGCGCGGGACATTGCCAGATCGTACGCCGGCAGGGTGGAGTTCGAGGACAGGATAGTGGATAATATGTGCATGCAGCTTGTTCAGAAACCGGAGAACTACGATATCCTCGTCACCCCGAACCTGTACGGCGATATCATCTCCGATCTCGCGGCAGGCCTGGTCGGGGGGCTCGGCGTAGCGCCCGGCGCAAATATCGGGGACGGCGTAGCGATATTCGAGCCGACGCACGGCAGCGCGCCGAAATATAAGGGCCTGGATAAAGTGAACCCCGTAGCCATAATATTGTCTGGTGTCCTGATGCTGAGATATATGGGTGAAGCCGCGTCCGCCGACCGGCTCGAAAGGGCGGTCGCGTCCGTAATAGAAGAGGGGAGGTCTGTAACGTATGATCTCAAAAAGGACCGGGACGACCCGTCCGCGGTGAAGACGAGCCGCATGGCCGACGCGATAATCGGACAGATAAAGAAAGATGCCGCATAAGATGAAACGGTCTTACTCCAGGATAGCGGTGATAGGCGCGGGCTCGGTAGGCTCGACCCTTGCCATGCGCATCGTGGAGGACGGCCTGGCCGATGTGGTCCTCATAGATATCTTCGGGAATGCCGCGCGCGGGAAAGCCATGGATATCCTGGACAGCGCCCCTATAATGGGGCACGAACAGAATATCCACGGCACGGAAGATTATGCCGAGATGAGAGGCGCCGATATCGTGGTGGTGACCGCCGGTTTCCCGAGGAAGCCCGGGATGACGCGGGAAGAGCTTACAGCCAGGAACGCCGCGGTCGTGAAGGACGTCTCCCTAAAAATAAAGACCCATGCCCCTTCCGCCGTAGTCATAATGGTCACAAATCCTCTTGACGCCATGACATACCTGGCCTTAAGGACTACCGGGTTTAAGAGGAACAGGGTGATGGGGATGGCCGGTGTATTGGACGGCTCCCGCTTTGTCCAGCTGATAGCCTCCGAACTGAAGGTCCCGCGCTCAGCAGTCACCGCGTTCATGCTGGGAAGCCACGGCGACACCATGGTGCCGGCATTGTCGTGCACCAGGGTCTCCGGGAAGCCGATAGGCGGCCTCCTGCCGCCCGATAAGCTGGCCGCCATAGTAAAGCGCGCCAGGGAGAGGGGCGCGGAGATAGTTTCGCTCCTTGGCACAGGGAGCGCGTATTATTCGCCGAGCGGGGCCGTTCTCAAGATGGCCAGGTCCATCCTGCGCGACTCGCGGGAAGAGATGGTCGTCAGCGCATCCCTTGACGGAGAGTATGGTCTCTCTGGCCTTGCGATAGGTGTGCCGTGCGTCATAGGAAAGAACGGCATTGAGAAGATAATCCAATTAAAACTGACGGAAGAGGAGAAGGACGCTTTCGCGATATCCGCGAGTGCGATAAAAGGCTCGATCGCACAATTATGAAACATTACGATCTGGCCATAATAGGTTCAGGCCCGGGAGGCTATGTAGCAGGTCTCTATGCTGCCCGCCGGGGCCTGACCGTCTGCGTCATAGAGAAGGACCTGGTGGGCGGCACCTGTCTCAACAGGGGCTGCATACCGACAAAGGCGATGCTCCATTCAGCGTCGCTTTTTTCACGTATAAAAGAGGCCGCCGGGCACGGCATCAAAACATCCCCGCCTTCCGTGGATTTTCCCGTTGTCTTTAAGCGGAAAGAGGAGATCGTCCTGAAACTGCGAACTGGCATAGAGACGCTTTTCCGCGCTAATAAGATAGATCTGATAAAAGGGAACGCGAAATTTTGCGCCCCCCGCAGGATCGTCGCGGGCAAAGAAGAGATAGAGGCGTCTTCATCCATAATAGCGACCGGCTCACGTGCCGTAGTGCCGCCCGGAATATATGTTGACGAAACGATCATCCTCACAAGTGACGGCATCCTGGGCATGAAAGAGCTCCCCGGGAGCATCCTGGTCATAGGCGGCGGGGTCATAGGATGCGAGTTCGCCACCCTGTTCAACGCCTTCGGGGTCACGGTCACGATCGTGGAAGCTCTCGACAGGATACTGATAGGCCAATCGAGGGAGACCTCCAGAAAGATGGAGCTTCTCTTCAAAAAACGCGGCATCGCTGTGCATACCTCGTCGAAGGCAGAGGCCGTGGTCCGCAAGGATGGGGGTGTGGAGACGACCCTGTCGAACGGCCGGCGGATAGTCTCGGATAAGCTGCTTATGGCCATAGGGCGCATGCCGTATATAGAAGGTCTCGAGGAGGCATCCGCAGGCATACGTACCGAAAGAGGCAGGATCGAGGTCGACAGCTTCCTGCGCACGGGCGCCAAAAATATCTACGCGATAGGCGACTGCATCCCCGGCCCGCTTTTGGCCCACAGGGCCTCTTATGACGGTATCCTGGCGTGCGACAATATCATGGGCGCCGGGCGAAGAGCCGATTATTCGCATATACCGAATTGCGTATATACAGACCCGGAGATAGCAAGCGTCGGGCTTACCGAAGACGATGCCGGGAAGACGGTCCGGGATGCCAGGACGGTCAAATTCCCGTATCTCGCTTCCGGCAAGGCGTTCCTGATGGACCGTACCGGAGGCTTCATAAAGATCACCGGCGACCCGAGCGGGAAATTGCTGGGCGTCGAGATATTCGGTGAAGGGGCCTGCGACCTGATCGGCGAGGCGTCGCTTGCCGTCCACGCGGGCCTCTCCGTAAAAGACCTGGCCGGGACGGTACACGGCCATCCGACGTTATCCGAGATATACCAGGAGGCCGCGCACATATTCTGCGGTACGGCCATTCACAGCATATGATAATAGACCTCGGGATGACAGGGTACGAAGAATGCTACAAGGTGCAGCGGGAGTTCTGCAACCGCAGGAAGCTGGGCGAGATAGCGGACTCGCTGATAATAGCCGAGCACATGCCCGTCTTTACGCTCGGGAGGCTCGCAAAAGAGGAGAACCTCCTGGTCGACAGGGAGACCCTGAAGTCCCAGGGAATAAAGGTCCTTGATGTTGACCGCGGCGGAGATGTGACATTCCACGGCCCGGGCCAGATAGTATTGTACCCCATATTGAACCTCAAGGAGCGGAAGACGGACCTCCACAGGTACATGAGGGATATCGAAGAGGGCGTCTTGACATTTTTAAAATACTACGCGGTCAGCGGGCACCGGATAAACGGAAGGACCGGTGTATGGGTGGGAGATCGCAAGATATCTTTCATAGGGATAGCCGCGCGCGACTGGATAACGTATCACGGCGTGAGTATCAATATAGATGTCGACCTCAGGTTCTTTTCCATGATCCGCCCATGCGGCCTGAGCGGGATAAAGGTCGCAAATTTAAATACCGTCTCGGCGAAGCCGGTTTTGCTCGCCGACGCCAAACACCGGATAGCATCATGTTTTGCCGATATATTCGGTTTAAAGAGCGAGGACTATCGTGGGAAACTTCCCACCCTGGCTTAAGAAGACGCTCGTTTCGAACAGGACGGTTTTCGAGACGAAGCGCATCCTGTCCCGCTATTCGATCGGCACAGTATGCGAATCCGGCCGTTGCCCGAACCTTAATGAATGTTTCAGCCGGAGCTTTGCCACTTTTCTCATACTGGGGAGGTATTGCACCCGGAGCTGCCGTTTCTGTTCGGTCGAGAAAGGGGTGCCCGGATCGGTTGACGGCACAGAGCCGGCCAGGATAGCGGCGGCATCCAGGGAGCTGCGCCTGCGCCGTATCGTGATAACTTCCGTTACGCGCGATGACCTTACCGACGGCGGCGCCGCGCAGTTCGCCGATACCATAACGACAGTACGCGGGACGGCCGCTGATGCCGTCATTGAAGTGCTGGTCCCGGATTTCAGGGGGGCCAAAAGGTCCGTAGAGACAGTTCTTGCGGCCCGGCCGGATATCTTCGGCCATAATATCGAGACCGTTAAACGGCTTTATGAAGAGGTAAGGCCGGAAGCGCATTACGAAAGGTCTCTTTCCGTTCTGTCGATCGCGAAGAGTAAGCGGCCGGGGCAGATGGTGAAGAGCGCGCTTTTGGTCGGTATGGGCGAGACGGAAGAGGAGGTCGTGGAAACGATGCGCGACCTGCGCGGGGCCGGGTGTGATATCCTTGCCATAGGGCAATACCTGAGCCCGGGCAACGGACATATGCCGGTCAGGAGGTTCGTAGAGCCGCACGAATTTTTCAGGTATAAGGATGCAGGGGAACGGCTGGGGTTTTCACGCGTAAGCGCCGGGCCGTTCGTCCGCAGTTCCTATTATGCAGGCTGAAAAACGGCTAAGAGGGAGGAACGCGTTATGACGAATGTATTGTTGCCGCCTATAGCAGAAGGTAAAGATAAGGCGAACGTCTCATACTGGCACCGCAACGTGGGAGATAGCGTAAAAGAGGGCGAGGACCTCGTGGAGCTGGTAACGGACAAGGCCACTTTCAACCTCCCGGCGCCGGCATCGGGCATCCTGAAAGAGATAAAGGCCGCCGAAGGCGATGAGGTCAAGACGGGCGCGATCCTGGCCGTCATAGAGTGAGTCCCGCATGAAAAAAGTACTGCTCCTCTACATATCCGAAGATTCCGGGCACCATTGCGCGAGCATGGCTATCGAGAGCGCCCTTAAGAATATGGACCCGTCCGTGGAGACGGTCAATATAAACTCGTTCAATTATACCAACCCGATCCTGGAGAAGGTCATCAACAGGACCTATATGAGCGTGGTGCGCCGCACACCCGAACTCTGGGACTACCTGTATGATAATCCCAAGGTCGTCAAGAGAACACAGGGGCTGCGCGAGATGATACACCGTTTCAACACCGGCAAGCTCAAGGCGCTCCTGGACGAATTCCGGCCTGACGCGATCGTCTGTACCCAGGCCTTCCCGTGCGGCATGATAGCGGATTACAAAAAGAGCCTTAACCTCTCCGTCCCCCTTGTGGGTGTCCTGACGGACTTCGCCCCTCATTCATACTGGATATATAATAATGTCGACCGCTACGTCGTCCCCTCCGAAGAGACAGGAAAGAAGCTGGTAGATAACGGGATCGACCCGGGCAGGGTGGCCCCGTTCGGCATCCCG
Proteins encoded in this window:
- the lpdA gene encoding dihydrolipoyl dehydrogenase, which translates into the protein MKHYDLAIIGSGPGGYVAGLYAARRGLTVCVIEKDLVGGTCLNRGCIPTKAMLHSASLFSRIKEAAGHGIKTSPPSVDFPVVFKRKEEIVLKLRTGIETLFRANKIDLIKGNAKFCAPRRIVAGKEEIEASSSIIATGSRAVVPPGIYVDETIILTSDGILGMKELPGSILVIGGGVIGCEFATLFNAFGVTVTIVEALDRILIGQSRETSRKMELLFKKRGIAVHTSSKAEAVVRKDGGVETTLSNGRRIVSDKLLMAIGRMPYIEGLEEASAGIRTERGRIEVDSFLRTGAKNIYAIGDCIPGPLLAHRASYDGILACDNIMGAGRRADYSHIPNCVYTDPEIASVGLTEDDAGKTVRDARTVKFPYLASGKAFLMDRTGGFIKITGDPSGKLLGVEIFGEGACDLIGEASLAVHAGLSVKDLAGTVHGHPTLSEIYQEAAHIFCGTAIHSI
- the lipB gene encoding lipoyl(octanoyl) transferase LipB, with protein sequence MIIDLGMTGYEECYKVQREFCNRRKLGEIADSLIIAEHMPVFTLGRLAKEENLLVDRETLKSQGIKVLDVDRGGDVTFHGPGQIVLYPILNLKERKTDLHRYMRDIEEGVLTFLKYYAVSGHRINGRTGVWVGDRKISFIGIAARDWITYHGVSINIDVDLRFFSMIRPCGLSGIKVANLNTVSAKPVLLADAKHRIASCFADIFGLKSEDYRGKLPTLA
- a CDS encoding isocitrate/isopropylmalate dehydrogenase family protein, with the translated sequence MSKYRITLIPGDGIGPEIADAAKRCIEALGLDIQWDTVEAGEGAIASHKTPLPQHVLDSIRNNKLALKGPITTPIGSGFRSVNVELRRALDLYACVRPCKSYRGVRSRYENIDLVIVRENTEDLYAGIEFEKGSGDVKKVIDLLERLSKKKIRPDSAISIKPISDEGSRRIVKFAFEYALKNGRRKVTAVHKANIMKYTDGLFLEAARDIARSYAGRVEFEDRIVDNMCMQLVQKPENYDILVTPNLYGDIISDLAAGLVGGLGVAPGANIGDGVAIFEPTHGSAPKYKGLDKVNPVAIILSGVLMLRYMGEAASADRLERAVASVIEEGRSVTYDLKKDRDDPSAVKTSRMADAIIGQIKKDAA
- a CDS encoding 3-isopropylmalate dehydratase, whose translation is MKHFARRLKVQDNINTDYVISGRYKFKIQDPRELAKHIFEDIDGAFAARVKRGDYLVAGENFGCGSSREQAPQALKQAGFHAIIAKSFARIFYRNAFNIGLLLVECNTDFIDDGDEIELDIEKGKMRDVGKGLILDIKPIPSVMKSLLEDGGVIEHFKKHGGFKFE
- the lipA gene encoding lipoyl synthase gives rise to the protein MGNFPPWLKKTLVSNRTVFETKRILSRYSIGTVCESGRCPNLNECFSRSFATFLILGRYCTRSCRFCSVEKGVPGSVDGTEPARIAAASRELRLRRIVITSVTRDDLTDGGAAQFADTITTVRGTAADAVIEVLVPDFRGAKRSVETVLAARPDIFGHNIETVKRLYEEVRPEAHYERSLSVLSIAKSKRPGQMVKSALLVGMGETEEEVVETMRDLRGAGCDILAIGQYLSPGNGHMPVRRFVEPHEFFRYKDAGERLGFSRVSAGPFVRSSYYAG
- a CDS encoding malate dehydrogenase; its protein translation is MPHKMKRSYSRIAVIGAGSVGSTLAMRIVEDGLADVVLIDIFGNAARGKAMDILDSAPIMGHEQNIHGTEDYAEMRGADIVVVTAGFPRKPGMTREELTARNAAVVKDVSLKIKTHAPSAVVIMVTNPLDAMTYLALRTTGFKRNRVMGMAGVLDGSRFVQLIASELKVPRSAVTAFMLGSHGDTMVPALSCTRVSGKPIGGLLPPDKLAAIVKRARERGAEIVSLLGTGSAYYSPSGAVLKMARSILRDSREEMVVSASLDGEYGLSGLAIGVPCVIGKNGIEKIIQLKLTEEEKDAFAISASAIKGSIAQL
- a CDS encoding lipoyl domain-containing protein — protein: MTNVLLPPIAEGKDKANVSYWHRNVGDSVKEGEDLVELVTDKATFNLPAPASGILKEIKAAEGDEVKTGAILAVIE
- a CDS encoding 3-isopropylmalate dehydratase large subunit, which translates into the protein MGKTIAEKILSRHAGQDLKAGDIAICDVDFCFGQDGTSSIIIDSFRKLGLGKVFDRTKFAMVIDHSAPSPNMGVSEIHKKMRTFAGEFDLELYDIGCGVCHQLIPQKGHVTCGDLVLGADSHTCTYGAINVFSTGVGSTDLAITLASGKNWFRVPETIKVIVKGALPRGVYSKDIILHIIKDIGSNGATYKAVEFHGDAIRALSVDARFTISNMAVEMGAKAGLMEADKKVLKWVSEHSGKEPHPVAPDPDARYAAIKEYDISGLSPKVAKPHAVDNVTDAGKLADVKIDQAYIGTCTNGRIEDLEVAARILKGQDVHPDVKFIIAPASREIYLKAVKLGLISVFVRSGCTVVGPGCGPCVGTHNGVLADNEVAISTANRNFKGRMGNPNSFIYLASPATVAASAIAGRITDPRMYKKKLA
- a CDS encoding pyridoxal phosphate-dependent aminotransferase; this encodes MDIAKRLAEVAPSATLEISAKAKKMAKSGIDVISFGAGEPDFDTPRHIKEAAIKAIDEGVTKYTPSSGTPELRDAIAKKLKSDNSLDYEQPQIVVSCGAKHSLYNIFQAICNEGDEVIIPSPYWLSYPEMVRMAGAKPVYAGTEAENSFKLTESALRSVITGRTRALVLNSPSNPTGCVYDKTELGFIAGLAVKHKFFVISDEIYEKLIYDGKKHISIASLGKDIYDLTFTVNGLSKSYSMTGWRIGYAAGPKDLMGAISNLQSHATSNPASMCQAAALAALTGDQECVARMREEFEKRRDAMVGMIGLMRGISCIKPEGAFYVFCDISKTGMGSMEVATRLLEEAKVAVVPGTPFGSDRFIRLSFATGMEKIEKGLTRIKGWIEKYG